Proteins encoded within one genomic window of Candidatus Omnitrophota bacterium:
- a CDS encoding corrinoid protein has protein sequence MAKNEKLYKAILEGDAKTSVETTKEALAAGIAPLEVVTETMVPAMDEVGRRFECEEFFIPELMIAARAMKQAMELIQPLLKASGAEPIGRVVIGTVKGDLHDIGKNLVASMLEGGGFEVTDLGVDVKPDQIISAISEKKAGLVCLSTLLTTTMPSMATTINALKEAGVRDRVKVMIGGAPITQQYADEIGADGYGENARTAVTLARRLAAG, from the coding sequence ATGGCGAAAAACGAAAAACTGTATAAGGCGATTTTGGAGGGAGACGCGAAAACTTCGGTGGAGACGACGAAAGAAGCGCTCGCCGCCGGAATCGCTCCATTGGAAGTCGTTACGGAAACGATGGTCCCTGCGATGGATGAAGTGGGACGGCGCTTCGAGTGCGAAGAATTTTTCATTCCCGAATTGATGATCGCCGCCCGCGCCATGAAGCAGGCGATGGAATTGATCCAGCCTCTGTTGAAGGCCAGCGGCGCCGAGCCGATCGGACGGGTAGTGATCGGCACCGTCAAAGGCGATCTGCACGACATTGGCAAGAACCTTGTTGCATCCATGCTGGAAGGCGGCGGTTTCGAGGTGACCGATCTCGGCGTCGACGTCAAGCCGGATCAAATTATTTCCGCCATCAGCGAGAAAAAAGCCGGTTTGGTTTGTCTTTCTACTTTGCTGACAACGACTATGCCGTCGATGGCGACGACGATCAACGCGCTCAAGGAGGCGGGCGTGCGCGACCGGGTGAAAGTCATGATCGGCGGCGCTCCCATCACCCAACAATACGCCGATGAAATCGGAGCGGATGGCTACGGCGAAAACGCCCGCACCGCCGTCACTCTCGCGCGCCGGTTGGCCGCTGGTTGA
- a CDS encoding PIN domain-containing protein — protein sequence MEKEGWTFCASELVKMEVFYKPYRNNDTVLIALYDEAFTHKKILRNYPILLKESLRVMRTERLKTLDALHVSLAVHHGCGQFVTADADFKRLAALPALWINLSRAV from the coding sequence TTGGAAAAGGAAGGATGGACTTTTTGCGCGTCAGAGCTAGTCAAGATGGAGGTATTCTACAAACCGTACCGAAATAACGATACCGTTCTCATCGCATTGTATGACGAAGCATTTACGCACAAGAAAATTCTGAGAAACTATCCGATCCTTCTTAAAGAAAGCTTGCGCGTTATGCGCACAGAACGCCTCAAGACGCTTGACGCGCTTCATGTTTCACTCGCCGTTCACCACGGCTGCGGACAGTTTGTCACAGCCGATGCCGACTTCAAGCGTCTCGCCGCGCTTCCCGCTCTTTGGATTAACTTGAGCCGCGCTGTCTAA
- a CDS encoding retroviral-like aspartic protease family protein: protein MDLTKVTTMGLTKVTTKLINLADEKKFYEALFLVDTGATDSMAPADELEKAGIRKEGKMAYELADGSVKEIPFGLARIEFMGETTAGRVIFGNPGAEPILGVTALESVGIMVDPASKTLKRLPAIPLK from the coding sequence ATGGATCTGACAAAAGTTACGACAATGGGTCTGACAAAAGTAACGACAAAACTCATAAACCTGGCCGATGAAAAAAAGTTCTATGAAGCTTTGTTTTTAGTGGATACTGGCGCAACGGATTCGATGGCTCCGGCGGACGAACTGGAGAAGGCGGGGATCCGAAAGGAAGGCAAAATGGCTTACGAGTTGGCGGATGGCTCCGTCAAAGAGATTCCGTTCGGACTTGCGCGCATCGAATTTATGGGGGAAACGACCGCCGGGCGGGTGATCTTCGGCAATCCCGGCGCCGAGCCTATCTTGGGAGTCACGGCTTTGGAATCCGTCGGCATTATGGTCGATCCCGCCAGCAAAACGCTGAAGCGTCTGCCCGCGATTCCGCTCAAGTAA
- a CDS encoding methyl-accepting chemotaxis protein, translating into MLAWRDLKVGKKLAVGFGGILILLILASGVGFDGIQTVWKNLLIIGDHEAPIVDMANEMKYTLMASRNLLEEFKSATAALASADASRVDAIRAEYRKTLEDFDLFKEAILEGKQLPDGTVVLKTDNEELADLVRMADQKHNDEFQRSADEMMLMGDELLKEKGNTDSAMSDMEGMFEEVSNDSTLLESVIDEEINTRAKEASISAEAQKILDEEVPLMDAANEIKYEIAQTRLVVEEYVQTKKTDELDALEKEYGEAIEKFDSVANAILNGGEINGRRIVATDNEKIKSAILEIEQNHDAFQKSVENLMKAYRAMVESDAQAETAMSQFEKIGEEMTALLSQVEELSVKEMANAKIASAAAKQRSFLLLLSVTVISLLAGIAIGAIITRGITVPLNKGVVFAQAIAQGDLTQTLDIHQKDEIGILADTLNVMASDLNAIVKGIQQTAEQVAASSEELSSASQNLANAATEQAASLEETTASMEQLFASIEQNAENTTKTELVSSKAVGNADTGGQAVFDTVVDMKKIADKISIINDISDQTNLLALNAAIEAARAGEMGKGFAVVAVEVRKLAERSQVAAKEISELAQISVSKAENAGNEIQSVVNAIKNSSQLIQQISFNCSEQKEGAEQIKKSLIQLDQVTQQNSSTSEETATSSEELSTQATSLLDVISKFKV; encoded by the coding sequence ATGTTGGCATGGAGAGATTTGAAAGTTGGGAAAAAATTGGCAGTGGGTTTCGGCGGCATATTGATCCTACTGATCCTAGCCAGCGGAGTGGGTTTCGACGGCATTCAAACCGTCTGGAAAAACCTGCTCATCATCGGCGATCATGAAGCGCCCATCGTCGATATGGCCAACGAGATGAAATATACGCTCATGGCGTCGCGCAACCTGTTGGAAGAATTCAAGTCGGCGACCGCTGCGCTAGCCTCCGCCGACGCCAGCCGGGTCGATGCGATTCGCGCCGAATATCGGAAAACGTTAGAAGATTTCGATCTTTTTAAAGAGGCGATCCTGGAGGGCAAGCAATTGCCGGACGGAACAGTAGTGCTCAAGACCGATAACGAAGAATTGGCTGATTTGGTCAGAATGGCCGATCAAAAACATAACGACGAATTTCAGCGTTCGGCGGACGAAATGATGCTAATGGGGGATGAGCTGCTTAAAGAAAAAGGCAATACGGATTCGGCCATGAGCGATATGGAAGGAATGTTCGAGGAAGTATCCAACGATTCCACGCTTTTGGAATCGGTTATTGACGAGGAAATCAATACTCGCGCTAAAGAGGCGAGCATCAGCGCGGAAGCGCAAAAAATTCTCGACGAAGAAGTCCCGTTGATGGACGCCGCCAATGAAATTAAATACGAAATCGCTCAAACCAGGCTAGTAGTGGAAGAATACGTGCAAACGAAAAAAACTGACGAATTGGATGCTTTGGAAAAAGAATATGGGGAGGCTATCGAAAAATTCGATTCTGTGGCGAACGCCATTCTCAATGGAGGAGAGATCAACGGCAGACGAATCGTGGCGACGGATAACGAAAAAATCAAATCGGCTATTCTCGAAATCGAACAAAATCACGATGCGTTCCAAAAATCCGTCGAGAATTTGATGAAGGCTTACCGAGCGATGGTGGAATCGGATGCTCAAGCGGAAACAGCTATGAGCCAATTCGAGAAAATCGGCGAAGAGATGACGGCTTTGTTAAGCCAGGTGGAAGAGCTGTCGGTAAAAGAGATGGCAAATGCGAAAATCGCCAGCGCCGCGGCCAAACAAAGATCGTTTTTATTGTTATTGTCCGTAACCGTTATTTCTCTTTTGGCTGGAATTGCGATAGGCGCGATTATCACTCGCGGCATCACGGTTCCTCTAAACAAAGGAGTAGTATTTGCCCAAGCCATCGCGCAAGGAGACCTTACTCAAACGCTGGATATTCATCAAAAAGACGAAATCGGAATATTGGCGGATACGCTGAATGTCATGGCCTCCGATTTGAACGCCATCGTCAAAGGCATTCAACAAACAGCGGAACAAGTGGCGGCGAGTTCGGAAGAATTGTCCTCCGCTTCCCAAAATTTGGCCAATGCAGCGACGGAACAGGCGGCCAGCCTCGAAGAAACCACTGCGTCCATGGAACAGCTATTCGCCTCCATCGAACAAAACGCGGAAAACACGACGAAGACCGAACTCGTATCTTCCAAAGCCGTCGGCAACGCCGACACGGGCGGTCAAGCGGTGTTCGATACGGTAGTCGATATGAAGAAAATCGCCGACAAAATTTCGATCATCAACGATATATCCGATCAAACCAATCTGCTTGCGTTGAATGCCGCCATCGAAGCGGCGCGCGCCGGAGAGATGGGCAAGGGATTCGCCGTCGTGGCGGTGGAAGTGCGCAAATTAGCGGAACGCAGCCAAGTCGCCGCCAAGGAAATCAGCGAATTGGCGCAGATCAGCGTCTCCAAAGCCGAAAACGCGGGAAACGAAATCCAATCCGTCGTGAACGCCATCAAGAATTCTTCCCAATTGATTCAACAAATATCGTTCAATTGCTCCGAACAAAAAGAAGGCGCGGAACAAATCAAAAAATCTTTGATTCAACTCGATCAGGTGACGCAGCAAAACTCCTCCACCAGTGAAGAGACCGCCACTTCCAGCGAAGAACTATCGACCCAAGCCACTTCCCTATTGGATGTCATTTCGAAATTTAAAGTGTAA
- a CDS encoding redoxin domain-containing protein, with product MNRRRYLVVKILIGMIFLSFLSSAYPAEKEKAPLDAQADRLIRDVSQFLGGLQSLKVDIAVIVKTEGLGTKNELTTMQTLSFKRPSYAAVIVQKGLAGSTVICDGSAVTRFYPMFRLYTVENAPASIEDLTTIPPESTPAAMMTSFHALFIDFLFKKDPFNALLKYVDSGEYLGEEESNGVLCRHVRFSLEDLKWEMWVDAGKTPLIRKIAPDFSASLAKTTGKAAGVTQVKIEMSIEYDGWKINPELSENDFKFIPPEDAKKAANLQEGIDALSGVARSRLKPKSPPAYERLLGKPAPPFKSQLLGGGKFDLAVRQTEKIMVLDFWAAWCPPCRETLPLLAALAKEYKDKNVEFASINQQDEKEDIEKFLKDAKLNIPVILDENGDVGDAYFAESLPQTVIIDKNGIVRYVFIGEAPPMLQKKAKQALDDLLAGKKPGSPLEKASAKKKEEAVKMDMRLLSNSLEAFFIDNNSYPVPLRDKRTVDEAGLQISEGGRILFLTEPVTYLPEIPKDPFDPEGKPYRYFSNGKFYVLVSNGPDGKPDFDERTYMGAPLPDLNKFIYDPATGKGDIIRVGP from the coding sequence ATGAATCGACGACGATATCTCGTAGTAAAAATTCTCATAGGCATGATATTCCTTTCTTTCCTATCCTCAGCCTATCCGGCGGAAAAGGAAAAAGCCCCTCTCGACGCCCAGGCCGATCGCTTGATCCGCGACGTTTCCCAATTTCTCGGCGGCTTGCAGTCGCTGAAGGTAGATATCGCCGTCATTGTTAAAACCGAAGGGTTGGGGACGAAAAACGAACTTACCACCATGCAGACGCTCAGTTTCAAGCGTCCCTCCTATGCCGCCGTCATTGTGCAAAAGGGTCTCGCAGGCAGCACCGTCATCTGCGACGGCAGCGCTGTCACTCGATTTTACCCCATGTTCCGCCTCTATACGGTCGAGAACGCTCCCGCTTCCATCGAGGACCTGACTACCATCCCCCCCGAATCGACTCCGGCGGCCATGATGACGTCTTTTCACGCTCTCTTTATCGATTTTCTCTTCAAGAAGGATCCATTCAATGCCTTACTGAAATACGTGGACTCCGGCGAATATCTAGGCGAGGAAGAATCGAATGGAGTCCTCTGCCGCCATGTCCGATTTTCTCTGGAAGATCTGAAATGGGAGATGTGGGTGGATGCCGGAAAGACGCCGTTGATTCGAAAAATCGCTCCCGATTTTTCCGCCAGCCTCGCTAAAACCACCGGCAAAGCGGCTGGCGTCACTCAGGTGAAGATTGAAATGTCCATCGAATACGACGGCTGGAAAATTAATCCCGAATTATCGGAAAACGATTTTAAATTCATTCCCCCTGAAGACGCCAAAAAAGCGGCGAATTTGCAAGAGGGCATCGACGCTCTGTCCGGCGTCGCTCGTTCCCGCTTGAAACCCAAATCGCCGCCAGCGTACGAACGCCTGCTAGGAAAACCCGCGCCTCCATTCAAGTCGCAACTCCTCGGCGGCGGCAAATTCGATCTTGCCGTCCGCCAGACGGAGAAAATCATGGTTCTCGATTTCTGGGCCGCCTGGTGTCCCCCCTGCCGCGAAACGCTGCCGCTCCTCGCCGCCCTCGCTAAGGAATATAAGGATAAAAATGTGGAATTCGCTTCCATCAACCAGCAGGACGAAAAAGAGGACATCGAAAAATTCTTAAAGGATGCAAAACTGAATATTCCCGTAATCCTGGATGAAAACGGAGATGTTGGCGACGCCTATTTCGCCGAAAGCCTGCCCCAGACCGTCATTATCGATAAAAACGGAATCGTCCGGTATGTTTTCATTGGAGAAGCGCCGCCGATGCTGCAGAAAAAAGCGAAACAAGCGCTTGACGATCTTCTCGCGGGAAAGAAACCGGGTTCTCCTCTCGAAAAGGCATCGGCGAAGAAGAAAGAAGAGGCGGTAAAGATGGATATGCGGTTGCTCAGCAACTCTTTGGAAGCTTTCTTTATCGATAATAATTCTTACCCCGTTCCCCTGAGGGATAAGAGAACTGTGGATGAAGCAGGACTGCAAATTTCCGAGGGAGGCCGAATCCTCTTCTTGACGGAGCCGGTAACCTATCTCCCCGAAATTCCCAAAGACCCCTTCGATCCCGAAGGCAAACCCTACCGCTATTTCAGTAATGGCAAGTTTTATGTTCTCGTTTCCAACGGCCCCGACGGCAAACCCGATTTTGACGAAAGAACTTATATGGGCGCGCCTCTGCCGGATTTGAACAAATTCATATACGATCCCGCCACGGGAAAGGGCGACATTATCCGCGTCGGTCCCTAA
- the era gene encoding GTPase Era, translated as MDAVPAHHRSGYIALVGRPNAGKSTLLNQLLGTKLAAVTPHPQTTRNRIFGIFDRDDAQIVFQDTPGLLEPKDDLHQFMMREAERALDDSDLIVWLIDAIKGVTPRERAIAEKILLPVQAPLFIVFNKIDKTPMDRRASLQEGLKSLSFFQPPVLFYISALFGDGVRDLLQKMIERMPEGPKYFPPDQLSDRTQRFFVEEIIREKAFLIMRQEIPYSLAVQVEEMKEREGGLTAIRAVIHVERESQKGMILGKKGAVIKQIGTEARKDIEALLGNRAYLDLWVKVSERWRKKGERLRTFGYKE; from the coding sequence ATCGACGCCGTCCCCGCCCATCACCGATCCGGATATATCGCTTTAGTCGGAAGGCCCAATGCGGGCAAATCCACTTTATTGAACCAACTGTTAGGAACCAAACTCGCCGCCGTAACGCCGCATCCCCAAACAACTCGCAACCGCATTTTCGGCATTTTCGACCGCGACGATGCGCAGATCGTTTTTCAGGATACGCCGGGATTGTTGGAGCCGAAAGACGATCTGCATCAATTCATGATGCGGGAAGCGGAGCGCGCTCTCGACGATTCCGATCTGATCGTATGGCTAATTGACGCCATCAAGGGAGTGACGCCGCGGGAACGCGCCATTGCGGAAAAAATTCTGCTTCCCGTCCAGGCGCCGCTGTTTATCGTTTTCAACAAGATCGATAAAACGCCGATGGATCGAAGAGCGTCATTGCAAGAGGGATTGAAGAGTCTTTCGTTTTTCCAACCTCCCGTCCTCTTTTATATCTCCGCGCTTTTTGGCGATGGCGTGAGAGATTTATTGCAAAAGATGATCGAGCGGATGCCGGAAGGACCGAAATATTTTCCCCCCGATCAATTGAGCGACCGCACGCAGCGTTTTTTTGTAGAGGAGATCATCCGGGAAAAAGCCTTCCTCATCATGCGTCAAGAAATTCCCTACTCTCTGGCGGTCCAGGTGGAGGAGATGAAGGAGAGAGAAGGGGGCCTCACCGCTATCCGCGCCGTCATTCATGTGGAGCGGGAATCGCAGAAAGGAATGATCTTAGGCAAGAAAGGGGCCGTCATCAAACAAATCGGTACGGAAGCCCGCAAGGATATCGAGGCGTTGCTGGGGAACCGCGCCTATTTGGATTTATGGGTAAAAGTAAGCGAGCGTTGGCGCAAAAAAGGCGAACGTTTGCGGACATTCGGTTATAAAGAGTAA